In Aureibaculum algae, the following are encoded in one genomic region:
- the nagB gene encoding glucosamine-6-phosphate deaminase: MSKQSILHQAAGKFEETRFEKIHNVIFESSNDASILVANEIADLIKSKQSLNEKCVLGLATGSSPIKVYDELVRMHIEEGLSFKNVITFNLDEYYPMEKENIQSYYYFMHDHLFDHIDILPENINIPDGTIDTDIYDYCTSYDKKIEKVGGLDFQLLGIGRTGHVGFNEPGSHYNSGTRTITLDYVTRADAAPSFLGIDKVPRKAITMGIATIRKAKRIVLLAWGINKAGVVKKAIEGEISSQVPATYLQSHNNTTFVIDTDASSELTRVKTPWLVTALSWNDHLKRKAVVWLSELLGKSILKLTDKDYNDNGMSNLLVEEGTAYDLNIKMFNVLQHGITGWPGGKPNADDTNRPERANPPKKRVIIFSPHPDDDVISMGGTFDRLVEQGHEVHVAYQTSGNFAVADTEALKFAEVCKFMSKSSSDVEAVINNIKNKEKNSIDTLDVRKLKGMIRRGESIAATRYLKVPDENVHFLDLPFYETGTVKKGKLTDADINIISKLIEDVKPHQIYAAGDLADPHGTHKVCLDALFMSIEELKSQKFMDDCWVWLYRGAWHEWETHEIEMAVPLSPDQVLKKRTAIFYHQSQKDGAMFQGDDSREFWVRVEDRNKLTAQKYNNLGLADYAAIEAFKRYIF; this comes from the coding sequence ATGTCAAAACAATCAATCCTTCACCAAGCAGCTGGTAAATTTGAAGAAACACGATTTGAAAAAATTCATAATGTAATTTTCGAAAGCTCTAATGATGCTTCAATATTAGTAGCAAATGAAATAGCCGACTTAATAAAAAGCAAACAGTCTCTAAATGAGAAATGTGTCTTGGGTTTAGCAACGGGTTCTTCTCCAATTAAAGTATATGACGAACTGGTTAGAATGCATATTGAAGAGGGGTTAAGTTTTAAAAATGTAATTACTTTTAACTTGGATGAGTATTATCCAATGGAAAAAGAAAATATACAAAGCTATTATTATTTCATGCATGATCACCTCTTTGATCATATAGACATACTTCCTGAAAATATAAATATTCCAGATGGAACCATAGATACAGATATTTACGATTACTGTACGTCTTACGATAAAAAAATAGAAAAAGTTGGAGGTTTAGACTTTCAGTTGTTAGGGATAGGAAGAACTGGACATGTTGGTTTTAATGAGCCAGGTTCTCATTATAATTCAGGTACACGCACAATTACATTGGATTATGTAACTCGTGCAGATGCTGCACCTTCTTTTTTGGGCATTGATAAAGTTCCCAGAAAAGCAATTACAATGGGCATTGCAACAATAAGAAAAGCCAAGAGAATAGTTTTGTTAGCTTGGGGTATAAATAAGGCTGGTGTGGTGAAAAAAGCAATTGAAGGGGAAATTTCTTCACAAGTTCCTGCAACTTACTTGCAATCACATAATAATACAACTTTCGTAATAGATACTGATGCTTCTTCGGAATTAACAAGAGTTAAAACACCATGGTTGGTTACTGCGTTGAGTTGGAATGATCATCTGAAAAGAAAAGCTGTCGTTTGGCTTAGTGAGTTGTTAGGTAAATCCATTTTAAAACTAACGGATAAGGATTATAATGATAATGGTATGTCAAATTTATTAGTTGAAGAAGGCACTGCTTATGATTTAAATATAAAAATGTTTAATGTTTTACAACATGGTATTACCGGGTGGCCTGGAGGTAAGCCGAATGCTGATGACACCAATAGACCTGAAAGAGCAAATCCACCTAAAAAAAGGGTTATTATTTTTAGTCCACATCCAGATGATGATGTTATTTCCATGGGAGGTACCTTTGATAGATTAGTTGAGCAAGGGCATGAGGTGCATGTTGCTTATCAAACTTCAGGAAATTTTGCCGTTGCGGATACTGAGGCTTTAAAATTTGCTGAGGTTTGTAAATTTATGTCTAAATCAAGTAGTGATGTTGAAGCGGTTATAAATAATATAAAAAATAAGGAAAAAAATAGTATTGACACGTTAGATGTTAGAAAGCTGAAAGGAATGATACGGCGAGGTGAATCTATAGCTGCAACAAGGTATCTAAAAGTGCCTGACGAAAACGTTCATTTTTTAGATCTTCCTTTTTATGAAACTGGTACAGTTAAAAAGGGGAAGCTTACCGATGCTGATATTAATATCATTAGTAAGTTAATAGAAGATGTAAAGCCACATCAAATATATGCTGCAGGAGATTTAGCAGATCCACACGGAACACACAAAGTATGTTTAGATGCCCTTTTTATGTCAATCGAAGAGCTGAAGTCTCAGAAATTTATGGATGATTGTTGGGTGTGGTTATATAGAGGTGCATGGCACGAATGGGAAACTCATGAAATTGAAATGGCAGTGCCTTTAAGCCCAGATCAAGTATTGAAAAAAAGGACCGCAATATTTTATCATCAATCTCAAAAAGATGGTGCTATGTTTCAAGGTGATGATTCAAGGGAGTTTTGGGTAAGAGTAGAGGATAGAAATAAACTAACAGCTCAAAAATATAACAATCTTGGATTAGCTGATTATGCAGCCATTGAAGCTTTTAAACGATATATATTTTAG
- a CDS encoding LytR/AlgR family response regulator transcription factor, with protein sequence MNVKCLIIDDEPLAVNVIKNYLLQVNDVTLVNTFNNAVDALNFLKNNRVDLIFLDINMPLLDGLSFIKSLETKPEIIITSAYEEYAVESFELDVLDYLVKPISFPRFLKAMNKVFKIFSDKNSNNLIQERPYIFIKIDKKKLKKIYLDELLIIESLKDYLKITTETNRYIIHQTLSSFTDQLPSDNFIRIHRSYTIAIDKVDTVEGNSLEIAGIRYTIGRTYIDEVKSKILNI encoded by the coding sequence ATGAATGTTAAATGTTTAATTATTGACGATGAACCCTTAGCTGTAAATGTTATTAAAAATTATTTATTACAGGTTAATGATGTAACATTAGTTAATACTTTTAATAATGCCGTTGATGCATTAAACTTTTTAAAAAACAATAGGGTTGATCTTATTTTTTTAGATATTAATATGCCCTTACTAGATGGTTTAAGCTTTATAAAGAGCTTAGAAACTAAACCTGAAATAATAATAACTAGTGCTTATGAAGAGTATGCCGTGGAGTCGTTCGAGTTAGATGTTTTAGACTACTTAGTTAAACCCATTTCTTTTCCAAGATTTTTAAAGGCTATGAATAAGGTTTTTAAAATTTTTAGCGACAAAAATTCAAATAATTTAATTCAAGAAAGACCTTATATTTTTATTAAAATAGACAAAAAGAAATTAAAAAAAATATATTTAGATGAACTTTTAATAATTGAAAGTCTTAAAGATTATTTAAAAATTACCACAGAAACAAATAGATATATTATACATCAGACTTTAAGTAGTTTTACAGATCAATTACCATCAGACAATTTTATTCGAATACATAGATCTTATACCATAGCAATTGACAAAGTTGACACCGTAGAAGGAAACAGTCTCGAAATTGCTGGTATTAGATACACAATTGGTCGTACTTATATAGATGAAGTTAAAAGTAAAATTTTAAATATATAA
- a CDS encoding sensor histidine kinase, giving the protein MYIIALLTAIFIMVTIKFNLTYYLLNTNVWPEGPEVTSTLTVDYVVDMMIGELYVITFITAIKITADWLKEHKRLTDLEKLQMETELLFLKTQVSPHFFFNTLNNIYSLSIEKSDKTPKIILKLSELMRYLLYETKRKRQSLSKEIICLQNYLELEKIRHGEDLEVNMDISGDISGKKIAPILLLSFVENAFKHGANKNIGKVNIDIDFNIKEDFLYFTITNPSPADSEYEQRLNTTGGIGLKNVKKRLALGYKKDQYDLKIENDQNLFTVKLKIKV; this is encoded by the coding sequence ATGTACATAATCGCCCTATTGACCGCCATATTTATAATGGTTACTATTAAATTTAATCTTACATATTACTTATTAAACACAAATGTATGGCCCGAAGGACCTGAAGTAACAAGCACTTTGACAGTTGATTATGTTGTAGATATGATGATTGGCGAACTGTATGTCATTACTTTTATTACCGCTATTAAAATCACTGCAGATTGGTTAAAAGAACACAAAAGGCTTACTGATTTAGAAAAGTTGCAAATGGAAACAGAATTATTGTTTTTAAAAACTCAAGTTTCTCCTCATTTCTTTTTCAACACGTTAAATAACATCTATTCTTTGTCTATAGAAAAATCAGATAAAACTCCAAAAATCATTTTAAAACTATCTGAATTAATGCGTTACTTGCTATATGAAACAAAGCGTAAAAGACAGAGTTTATCAAAAGAAATAATTTGTCTCCAGAATTATTTAGAATTGGAAAAAATAAGACATGGAGAAGATTTAGAAGTAAATATGGATATTAGTGGAGATATTTCAGGCAAAAAAATTGCCCCTATCCTATTACTCTCATTTGTTGAAAATGCATTTAAACATGGGGCCAATAAAAACATTGGTAAAGTTAATATTGATATTGATTTTAATATTAAAGAAGATTTCCTTTACTTTACCATTACAAATCCATCTCCAGCAGATTCTGAATACGAACAACGCCTAAATACAACAGGAGGTATAGGATTAAAGAATGTAAAAAAAAGATTGGCTTTAGGATATAAAAAAGATCAATATGATTTAAAAATTGAAAATGATCAGAATCTATTCACAGTTAAATTAAAAATTAAAGTATAA
- a CDS encoding GH92 family glycosyl hydrolase, which translates to MKHFKIILLFLMVFAFFSCNNEKDIKKTKSELLTSYVDPFIGTGGHGHTYPGATAPFGMVQPSPDNGTLGWDWCSGYHITDTIISGFSQLHLSGTGIGDLVDVLLMPTNKEVDLSMFGKKKDSLPYKSSFSHDNEMASPGYYSVRLNDPKIKVELTANDYVAFHKYTFENKITPSFIIDLGFAINWDKPTSSSVSLADNTRITGTRFSTGWAKNQKVFFVIETSEPIKASKFVKDGVILSDVNSSEGIKTGGQFFFDKSVNEVEIKIALSSVSLTNAIENLEKKGSAIDFDKAKVQIGEIWNKALSKIQIKTERDSLKTIFYSALYHTQVAPVLYSDVNGDFRLQNDSIAKASSYKAYSTLSLWDVFRAETPLLSIIDTQTLNDMIQSMLAYYDVNGALPVWVLSGNETGTMPGYHSISVISDAYLKGIRNYDVDKAYEAMKKTMMSDANGLNYYKKYGYIPFDKLDQSVSISLNYAYNDYCVAQIAKDLGKDDDYNYFLNRSKAYKNFYDSKSGFLRGKSSNKVDFHEPFDPKMSNHIKDTDYTEGNAWQHSWNVMHDAEGLIELHGGNDAFAKMTDQLFVESSELVGHNVSADITGLIGQYAHGNEPSHHIAYMFNKAKQPWRTQYWVRKILDTQYSTLPNGLSGNEDAGQMSAWYVMSSLGIYPMNPASGQYEIGSPVFDEAIIKTSNNTEFKIVAVNNSDKNFYIKSAKLNDKELNRTYITHKELVAGGILELEMSAEPNKNWPKN; encoded by the coding sequence ATGAAACATTTTAAAATAATATTATTATTCTTAATGGTTTTTGCCTTTTTTTCATGCAACAATGAAAAAGATATAAAAAAAACAAAATCAGAACTATTGACGTCTTATGTAGACCCATTTATAGGTACTGGAGGTCATGGTCATACATACCCAGGGGCTACTGCTCCTTTTGGAATGGTACAACCAAGTCCTGATAATGGTACTCTTGGCTGGGATTGGTGTTCTGGCTATCATATTACAGATACTATTATTTCTGGGTTTAGCCAGTTGCATTTAAGTGGAACGGGTATAGGAGATTTAGTAGATGTTTTATTAATGCCTACAAATAAAGAAGTTGATCTTAGTATGTTCGGTAAGAAAAAGGATAGTTTACCTTATAAAAGTAGTTTTTCGCATGATAATGAAATGGCATCGCCAGGTTATTATAGTGTAAGGTTAAATGATCCGAAAATAAAAGTAGAATTAACGGCCAATGACTATGTTGCATTTCATAAATATACTTTTGAAAATAAAATAACACCATCATTTATTATTGATTTGGGGTTTGCTATAAATTGGGATAAACCAACATCAAGTAGTGTTTCATTAGCTGACAATACTAGGATTACAGGTACGCGATTCAGTACAGGGTGGGCAAAGAACCAAAAGGTATTTTTTGTTATAGAAACCTCAGAGCCCATTAAAGCTTCAAAATTTGTAAAAGATGGAGTTATTTTGTCAGATGTGAATTCTTCTGAAGGTATTAAAACGGGTGGTCAATTCTTTTTCGATAAGTCTGTAAATGAAGTAGAAATAAAAATAGCCTTGTCTTCGGTTAGTTTAACTAATGCGATAGAAAATCTTGAGAAAAAAGGTAGTGCTATTGATTTTGATAAAGCAAAAGTTCAAATTGGAGAAATATGGAATAAAGCTTTATCAAAAATTCAAATAAAAACGGAAAGAGATAGCTTGAAAACTATTTTTTATAGTGCTTTATATCATACCCAAGTTGCTCCAGTTTTATATAGTGATGTTAATGGTGATTTTAGATTGCAAAATGATAGTATTGCTAAAGCTTCGAGTTATAAGGCGTATTCAACATTGTCTTTATGGGATGTGTTTAGAGCAGAAACACCTTTGTTATCTATTATTGATACGCAGACATTAAATGATATGATTCAATCTATGTTGGCCTATTATGATGTTAATGGAGCATTACCAGTGTGGGTGTTATCTGGTAATGAAACAGGTACAATGCCTGGTTATCATTCCATTTCAGTAATTTCAGATGCCTATTTAAAAGGTATAAGAAATTATGATGTAGATAAAGCTTATGAAGCCATGAAGAAAACGATGATGAGCGATGCCAATGGCTTGAATTATTACAAAAAGTATGGTTACATACCATTTGATAAGTTAGATCAATCGGTTTCAATTTCTTTGAATTACGCATATAATGATTATTGTGTTGCACAAATAGCAAAGGATTTAGGTAAAGATGATGATTATAATTATTTTCTTAATCGCTCAAAAGCTTATAAGAATTTTTATGATAGTAAATCAGGTTTTTTAAGAGGGAAGTCTTCTAATAAAGTTGATTTCCATGAACCTTTTGATCCCAAAATGTCTAACCACATAAAAGATACAGATTATACGGAAGGTAATGCGTGGCAACATAGTTGGAATGTAATGCATGATGCGGAAGGTCTAATTGAATTACACGGTGGTAATGATGCTTTTGCTAAGATGACAGACCAGTTATTTGTTGAAAGTTCTGAACTAGTTGGTCATAATGTTTCAGCCGATATTACAGGTTTAATAGGACAATATGCACATGGTAATGAACCGAGTCATCATATAGCTTATATGTTTAATAAGGCTAAACAGCCATGGCGAACACAGTATTGGGTTCGTAAAATTTTAGACACGCAATATAGCACATTGCCTAATGGGTTAAGTGGAAACGAAGATGCGGGACAAATGTCAGCTTGGTATGTAATGAGTTCCTTAGGCATCTATCCAATGAATCCAGCGTCTGGGCAATATGAAATAGGTAGTCCTGTTTTTGATGAAGCTATTATAAAAACTTCAAATAATACGGAATTCAAAATCGTCGCCGTAAATAATTCAGATAAAAATTTTTATATAAAGTCTGCCAAATTAAATGATAAGGAATTGAACAGAACCTACATAACGCACAAAGAATTGGTGGCTGGTGGAATATTGGAATTGGAAATGAGTGCTGAACCTAATAAAAACTGGCCAAAAAACTAA
- a CDS encoding polysaccharide biosynthesis/export family protein yields the protein MTKKIKLPILKKSILAVSLAILTYSCGSRQDIVYFQDVDLAAISKPIENYSPIIKPDDALTITVSSLDVQGVRPFNLSSVTYNDNEGGMGRAILQSYLVDSNGNIDFPVLGTLKLAGLNRIQATAMIKDMLKEYLTDAIVIIRNVNFKISVLGEVRNPGVYTIQNDRITILEALAMAGDLTIQAERHNVLVVREEGNKKTYNRINLTSEEIFNSPMYYLTQNDVIYVTPNNSVVRGATIGPSTGTTLSAISILLTAAAIVVSITK from the coding sequence ATGACGAAAAAGATAAAATTACCAATTCTTAAAAAAAGTATTTTAGCAGTTAGTTTAGCTATATTAACCTATTCTTGTGGCAGTAGACAAGACATCGTATATTTTCAAGATGTAGATTTAGCTGCAATTAGTAAACCAATAGAGAACTACAGTCCTATTATAAAACCTGATGATGCATTAACAATTACTGTTTCATCTTTGGATGTACAAGGTGTTAGGCCTTTTAATTTATCTTCTGTTACTTACAATGATAATGAAGGTGGCATGGGTAGAGCCATACTGCAAAGTTATTTAGTAGATTCTAATGGAAATATAGATTTTCCAGTACTTGGGACACTAAAATTAGCTGGATTAAATAGAATCCAGGCTACAGCCATGATAAAGGATATGTTAAAGGAGTATTTGACAGATGCTATCGTCATTATTAGAAATGTCAATTTTAAAATTTCGGTTTTAGGAGAAGTGAGAAACCCTGGTGTATATACAATTCAAAATGATAGAATAACAATATTAGAAGCATTGGCAATGGCAGGTGACTTAACAATTCAAGCCGAAAGACACAATGTCTTAGTCGTTAGAGAAGAAGGTAATAAAAAAACCTATAACCGCATCAACTTAACTTCTGAAGAAATTTTTAATTCACCGATGTATTATTTAACTCAAAATGATGTTATTTATGTAACACCTAATAATTCTGTGGTAAGAGGAGCTACAATAGGACCAAGTACTGGTACTACTTTAAGTGCAATTTCCATTTTATTAACTGCTGCAGCAATTGTTGTTAGTATAACCAAATAA